One region of Quercus lobata isolate SW786 chromosome 2, ValleyOak3.0 Primary Assembly, whole genome shotgun sequence genomic DNA includes:
- the LOC115967629 gene encoding pre-mRNA-processing protein 45-like yields the protein MGIQSKTQKILMELIENQLGKSAPGRPAQSQIPPPPTKSPPPALHQPPQLVRVEAADLKRLDEMSNNCHQQLEDERKRRTSTVQTLTISEHNLAEARKKLTTEEQARRSADSALEGAQRQAEDQGKRLRNANEELKAAKEQMAVLKKQLEEAQRLKDHAQKSREEAEKAKVEAKQATNVAEQKGYDLEVAETEETLKAEVPVVCRIYCAQTWDEALNRVGVEASSELRKAENVFYLLAIRVSDPPSTQVEVTSIPTDPNPEVLLQEPPPPSQQEPAKETSASLETSLDKAAAVPEAEVAFQGFQQDLASTVMPAEGAAKDKERVTTSEADKPANQTSKLQIKLKK from the exons ATGGGTATACAaagtaaaacccaaaaaattctaaTGGAGCTGATAGAGAACCAGCTCGGGAAAAGTGCACCAGGGAGACCTGCCCAATCTCAAATTCCTCCTCCTCCCACTAAGTCTCCTCCTCCTGCTCTTCACCAACCTCCTCAACTTGTCAGAGTTGAAGCTGCTGACTTGAAAAG ACTGGATGAGATGTCCAATAACTGTCATCAACAGTTAGAGGATGAAAGGAAGAGACGGACATCTACCGTACAAACGCTGACCATATCAGAGCATAACCTGGCCGAGGCAAGGAAAAAATTAACTACTGAGGAGCAAGCTCGCCGCAGCGCTGATTCTGCCTTGGAAG gTGCACAAAGGCAAGCCGAGGATCAAGGGAAGCGCCTACGCAATGCAaatgaagagttgaaggctGCCAAGGAGCAAATGGCAGTTCTTAAAAAGCAGCTGGAGGAAGCCCAAAGATTGAAGGATCATGCTCAGAAATCCAGGGAGGAGGCCGAGAAGGCAAAGGTTGAGGCTAAGCAGGCAACGAACGTGGCCGAACAGAAAGGCTACGACCTCGAGGTTGCTGAGACCGAGGAAACCCTTAAGGCAGAGGTCCCTGTGGTGTGCCGCATTTACTGCGCCCAAACTTGGGATGAAGCCCTTAACCGAGTCGGGGTTGAGGCTTCATCTGAGTTGAGGAAGGCAGAGAATGTGTTCTACCTTCTTGCAATCCGAGTCTCAGATCCTCCTTCCACTCAAGTTGAAGTGACTTCCATTCCTACTGATCCAAATCCAGAAGTACTGCTTCAGGAACCTCCTCCTCCTAGCCAACAAGAACCAGCCAAAGAGACCAGTGCTTCACTAGAAACATCCCTGGATAAAGCTGCAGCTGTTCCGGAGGCAGAGGTTGCTTTTCAAGGCTTTCAGCAAGATTTGGCTTctacagtcatgccagctgagGGAGCTGCTAAGGACAAAGAGAGAGTAACTACCTCTGAGGCAGATAAACCTGCCAACCAAACTTCCAAGCTTCAaattaagttgaaaaaatag
- the LOC115976018 gene encoding transmembrane 9 superfamily member 2-like produces MACLVAAIVILCSLTHVRSDASNHRYKEGDDVPLYANKVGPFHNPSETYRYFDLPFCSPAHMQEKKEALGEVLNGDRLVVAPYKLEFLKDKESEIVCKKKLKQEEVSQFRAAVSKDYYFQMYYDDLPLWGLLGKFDKEGKDDPSELKYYLFKHLHFDILYNKDFVIEIIVKSDPDALLDLTEDKEVDVEFTYSVKWKDTEIPFEKRMEKYSQISSLPHHLEIHWFSIINSCVTVLLLTGFLATILMRVLKNDFVKYTHDEEAADDQEETGWKYIHGDVFRYPKYKSLFAAALGSGTQLFTLAIFIFLLALVGVFYPYNRGALFTALVVIYALTSGIAGYTAASFYCQLEGQNWVRNLLLTGSLFCGPLFLTFCFLNTVAIAYSSTAALPFGTIVVIFLILTLVTSPLLVLGGIAGKNSKAEFQAPCRTAKFPREIPSLPWYRKTFPQMAMAGFLPFSAIYIELYYIFASVWGHRIYTIYSILFIVFIILLIVTAFITVSLTYFQLAAEDHEWWWRSFLCGGSTGLFIYGYCLYYYHARSDMSGFMQTSFFFGYMACICYGFFLMLGVVGFRASLFFVRHIYRSIKCE; encoded by the exons atgGCGTGTTTGGTGGCAGCCATAGTGATCCTCTGCAGCCTAACCCACGTCAGATCCGATGCTTCCAACCATCGTTACAAAGAAGGTGACGATGTTCCTCTATACGCTAACAAGGTGGGACCCTTCCACAATCCCAG TGAGACATACCGTTATTTTGATCTTCCTTTCTGTTCACCAG CCCAtatgcaagaaaagaaagaagctcTTGGCGAAGTACTGAATGGGGATCGCTTAGTTGTTGCCCCTTACAAACTTGAATTCCTAAAAGATAAAGAATCTGAGATTGTTTGCAAAAAGAAGTTGAAACAGGAAGAAGTTTCTCAGTTCCGCGCTGCAGTTTCAAAAGACTATTACTTCCAAATGTACTATGATGACTTGCCCTTATGGGGTTTGTTAGGTAAATTTGACAAGGAAGGAAAAGATGACCCCAGTGAGCTCAAATATTACCTCTTTAAGCATCTTCATTTCGACATCCTTTACAATAAGGATTTTGTTATTGAGATTATTGTAAAAAGTGATCCAGATGCCCTTCTGGACCTGACAGAAGACAAAGAAGTTGACGTGGAATTTACATACTCTGTCAAATGGAAGGACACAGAGATTCCATTTGAGAAGAGGATGGAGAAGTACTCTCAAATTTCTTCGCTGCCTCATCACCTGGAAATCCATtggttttcaataataaattcatGTGTGACTGTTCTTCTCTTAACTGGATTCCTTGCCACGATTCTCATGCGAGTCCTTAAGAATGATTTTGTTAA GTATACCCATGATGAGGAGGCAGCCGATGACCAAGAGGAGACTGGATGGAAGTACATTCATGGTGATGTATTCAGGTATCCAAAGTACAAGTCCTTGTTTGCAGCAGCGCTTGGTTCTGGTACCCAGCTATTTACTCT AgcgattttcattttcttgcttGCACTAGTTGGTGTGTTTTATCCCTATAACCGTGGAGCTCTATTCACGGCACTTGTCGTCATATATGCACTTACATCAGGGATTGCAGGCTATACTGCAGCATCTTTCTATTGCCAGCTAGAAGGACAAAATTGG GTGCGAAATTTGTTATTGACTGGAAGCCTCTTCTGTGGACCACTGTTTCTCACCTTCTGCTTTCTTAATACCGTTGCAATTGCTTACAGTTCCACTGCAGCATTGCCATTTGGAACAATTGTGGTGATTTTTCTTATATTGACTCTTGTAACTTCACCTTTATTGGTATTGGGTGGAATTGCTGGGAAGAATAGCAAGGCTGAGTTTCAAGCTCCATGCCGCACAGCAAAATTTCCTAGGGAGATACCATCTTTGCCTTGGTATCGTAAAACCTTTCCTCAGATGGCTATGGCAGGGTTTTTGCCTTTCAGTGCTATCTACATTGAACTTTACTACATATTTGCTAGTGTATGGGGCCACCGGATTTACACCATCTACAGCATTCTGTTTATAGTATTCATCATTCTCTTGATTGTCACTGCTTTTATCACCGTGTCATTGACATATTTCCAACTTGCTGCTGAAGACCATGAGTGGTGGTGGag GTCTTTCCTTTGTGGCGGATCAACTGGCCTGTTCATCTATGGCTACTGCTTGTATTACTACCATGCACGATCAGATATGTCAGGTTTCATGCAAACATCGTTCTTCTTTGGGTACATGGCTTGCATTTGCTATGGTTTCTTTCTCATGCTTGGGGTTGTCGGTTTCCGTGCTTCTTTATTCTTTGTTCGTCACATATACCGTTCTATCAAATGCGAGTAG